One stretch of Arachis duranensis cultivar V14167 chromosome 1, aradu.V14167.gnm2.J7QH, whole genome shotgun sequence DNA includes these proteins:
- the LOC107464890 gene encoding membrane protein PM19L, translated as MASKSAALLLSVLNLVLYFIVLVIASWAVNHAIQRTRETASVLSTPAHLFPVYFPMGNMATGFFIIFALIAGVVGFTTSLTGLHNISKWNASNLYAAAMSSMTTWALTLLAMGFACKEIQLGWTDSNLRTLEIITIIVSGTQLLNTGVIHVGVSEIISYRDGRV; from the exons ATGGCTTCCAAATCAGCAGCTCTCCTCCTCTCGGTACTGAATCTTGTTCTGTACTTCATTGTGCTTGTGATTGCTTCATGGGCAGTGAATCATGCGATTCAAAGAACACGTGAAACAG CATCTGTTCTGTCCACTCCGGCACACCTGTTTCCGGTATACTTCCCAATGGGAAACATGGCGACTggtttcttcataatcttcgCTCTCATTGCCGGCGTTGTGGGGTTCACAACCTCACTCACTGGATTGCACAACATTTCCAAATGGAATGCTTCAAACTTGTATGCAGCAGCCATGTCCTCAATGACAACATGGGCACTTACTTTACTAGCCATGGG ATTTGCATGCAAAGAGATTCAACTTGGATGGACAGACTCAAACCTG CGTACCTTGGAAATAATCACCATAATTGTAAGTGGAACCCAACTGCTAAACACGGGTGTTATCCATGTTGGAGTCTCAGAAATCATTTCATATAGAGATGGAAGAGTATGA